One Arthrobacter sp. FW306-07-I genomic window carries:
- a CDS encoding alpha-hydroxy acid oxidase, producing the protein MEDRQLPKWSEIRELVQFRSFEMDPVQRRLARAFTIADLRAMAQKTTPKAVFNYTDGAAEEEITIARCRQAYRDVEFSPAVLRDVSDPDPSTKLFGRTIDFPLVLAPTGYTRMMHNDGEKAVARVAARNNIPYTLSTVGTTTVEDLAKAVPEGNNWFQLYIAKDRSKTEGLLERVLTSGYDVLMVTVDTQVGGARVRELRDGLTIPPTLSPKTFADMALHPSWWFDKLTTPPIEFASLKGFGGNSAEVADQVFDPALTFEDIAWLRKVWPHKLLVKGIQTVKDAERVVELGCDGVVLSNHGGRQLDRSPTILKILPQVREALGSNPTVLIDSGIMSGSDILAAVGLGADAAMVGRAYLYGLMAGGERGAAHAVKILRSQYVRSMQLLGVKSTAGISGDHVALAG; encoded by the coding sequence ATGGAGGACCGTCAACTGCCCAAGTGGTCCGAGATCCGCGAACTTGTCCAGTTCCGGAGCTTCGAGATGGACCCCGTGCAGCGAAGGCTTGCCCGGGCGTTCACCATCGCGGACCTTCGCGCGATGGCGCAGAAGACCACGCCGAAGGCTGTCTTCAACTACACGGACGGCGCTGCGGAGGAGGAAATCACCATCGCCCGGTGCCGGCAGGCCTACCGGGACGTGGAGTTCTCGCCGGCAGTCCTCCGTGATGTCTCGGATCCCGATCCTTCCACGAAGCTTTTTGGCCGGACCATCGACTTCCCCCTGGTCCTGGCGCCCACCGGCTACACGCGGATGATGCACAACGACGGCGAGAAGGCAGTTGCGCGGGTAGCGGCCCGGAACAACATTCCGTACACCCTCTCCACGGTGGGCACCACCACCGTGGAGGACCTCGCCAAGGCGGTGCCTGAAGGGAACAACTGGTTCCAGCTCTACATCGCCAAGGACCGGAGCAAAACCGAGGGCCTGCTGGAGCGGGTGCTGACCAGCGGCTACGACGTCCTGATGGTCACCGTGGACACCCAAGTGGGCGGTGCCCGCGTCAGGGAGCTGCGTGACGGGCTGACCATCCCGCCCACGTTGTCGCCGAAGACCTTTGCCGACATGGCGTTGCACCCGTCCTGGTGGTTCGACAAACTCACCACCCCGCCCATCGAGTTCGCGTCCCTCAAAGGCTTCGGCGGGAACTCGGCAGAGGTGGCGGACCAGGTGTTCGATCCCGCCCTGACGTTCGAGGACATCGCCTGGCTGCGTAAAGTGTGGCCGCACAAGTTGCTGGTCAAGGGCATCCAGACGGTCAAGGATGCGGAACGGGTTGTCGAGCTGGGCTGCGACGGAGTAGTCCTGTCCAACCACGGGGGCCGGCAGCTGGACCGCTCGCCCACCATCCTAAAGATCCTCCCCCAGGTCCGCGAGGCCCTGGGATCCAACCCCACGGTGCTGATCGACAGCGGCATCATGTCCGGCAGTGACATCCTGGCCGCCGTCGGCCTGGGAGCGGATGCGGCGATGGTGGGCCGGGCCTACCTCTACGGCCTGATGGCCGGCGGCGAGCGCGGCGCCGCCCATGCCGTGAAGATCCTGCGCTCCCAGTACGTACGGTCCATGCAGCTGCTGGGCGTCAAGTCCACGGCCGGCATTTCGGGCGATCATGTGGCACTGGCCGGCTGA
- a CDS encoding IclR family transcriptional regulator translates to MPRLTPAVVRSLDVLELFMDARHGLSAPEVVQRTGLPRTTVHELLTTLTERKYLRRDDATATYHLGLSVFRLGNAFAERLDLHAVGLRISQSVGRECDETVNVGILDGADVVYICKVDSTQSVRMVSRMGGRLPASCTAVGKALLAYLPDAERKRIITKGLAKLTPNSITEPHALANVLDEIRASGLAFESGESTPDVSCVAAPVRDYTGAVVAALSISVPDMRWNQRPVEEWSALAADGAARLSAELGYR, encoded by the coding sequence GTGCCCCGCTTGACCCCCGCCGTCGTCAGGAGCCTCGACGTCCTGGAGCTTTTCATGGACGCCCGCCACGGGCTTTCCGCACCCGAAGTGGTGCAACGGACCGGCCTTCCCCGGACCACCGTCCACGAACTGCTCACCACCCTGACGGAGCGCAAATACCTCCGCCGGGACGATGCCACCGCCACCTACCACCTGGGGCTGAGCGTCTTCCGGCTGGGCAACGCGTTCGCCGAACGGCTGGACCTGCACGCCGTCGGGCTGCGCATTTCCCAGTCCGTGGGCAGGGAGTGCGACGAGACCGTGAACGTGGGAATCCTCGACGGCGCGGACGTGGTGTACATCTGCAAGGTGGACAGCACCCAGTCCGTGCGCATGGTCTCGCGCATGGGCGGCCGGCTTCCGGCGAGCTGCACCGCCGTGGGCAAGGCCCTTCTGGCGTACCTGCCGGACGCCGAACGCAAGCGCATCATCACAAAGGGCCTTGCCAAACTGACCCCCAACAGCATCACTGAACCCCACGCGCTCGCCAACGTCCTGGACGAGATCCGTGCCTCCGGGCTGGCCTTCGAGTCCGGGGAGTCCACGCCGGACGTTTCCTGCGTGGCTGCGCCGGTCCGGGACTACACCGGCGCAGTGGTGGCGGCCCTGAGCATCTCCGTGCCGGACATGCGCTGGAACCAGCGCCCGGTGGAGGAGTGGTCGGCGCTGGCGGCCGACGGCGCTGCCCGCTTGAGTGCCGAGCTCGGCTACCGCTGA
- a CDS encoding aldehyde dehydrogenase (NADP(+)), with product MQTTPEQVENQIVAAHAAYEQARDVEPQVRGSWLEAIAAALEANADELVGLGEQETHLDQGRLRFELKRSVFQLRLFRSEILAGEHLGAIIDHADQDWGMGPRPDLRRVNVPLGVVGVFGASNFPFAFSVMGGDTASALAAGCAVVHKIHEGHLQLALRTAAIVEEALAAAGAPQGLFSAVVGRKAAEALVDHPLTKAIGFTGSTAGGRALFDRACRRPTPIPFYGELGSINPVFVTEQAWATRRDAILSGYAASFTAGMGQFCTKPGLLFAPAEDMDEVAALLQQELEAKSVAPLLSPKLREGFDAALEKVRSAEGVDVLVKGDDAEAPRPTVLATTAEAVLAQPELLEQEMFGPATLIIRYRPGTDLTELAALLEGQLTATVQGEPEEKLEDLLTVLRERSGRLVWNAWPTGVSVTYAQQHGGPYPATTAASTTSVGTAAIGRFMRPVAYDSFAPEQLPPALRDDNPWNITRRVDGIHQPAGQKAETR from the coding sequence ATGCAGACCACCCCAGAGCAGGTCGAAAACCAGATAGTGGCCGCGCACGCGGCCTACGAGCAGGCCCGGGACGTGGAACCACAGGTCCGCGGGTCCTGGCTGGAGGCCATCGCCGCCGCCCTCGAAGCCAACGCGGATGAACTCGTTGGCCTCGGAGAACAGGAAACCCACCTGGACCAGGGCCGGCTGCGTTTCGAACTGAAGCGCTCGGTCTTCCAGCTGCGCCTCTTCCGGAGCGAAATCCTTGCCGGTGAGCACCTGGGCGCCATCATTGACCACGCCGACCAGGACTGGGGAATGGGCCCCCGCCCGGACCTGCGCAGGGTCAACGTGCCCCTCGGCGTCGTGGGCGTCTTCGGTGCCTCCAACTTCCCCTTTGCATTCAGCGTGATGGGCGGGGACACTGCCTCCGCCCTCGCGGCCGGCTGCGCCGTGGTGCACAAGATCCACGAAGGGCACCTGCAGCTCGCGCTGCGCACGGCAGCCATCGTCGAGGAAGCACTTGCCGCAGCAGGCGCACCGCAGGGACTGTTTTCCGCCGTGGTGGGCCGGAAGGCAGCCGAAGCACTGGTCGACCATCCCCTGACCAAGGCGATTGGCTTCACGGGCTCCACCGCGGGCGGCCGGGCGCTTTTTGACCGGGCCTGCCGCCGCCCCACCCCCATTCCCTTCTACGGCGAGCTGGGCAGCATCAACCCCGTGTTCGTCACGGAGCAGGCCTGGGCTACGCGCCGGGACGCCATCCTTTCGGGTTACGCCGCGTCATTCACCGCCGGGATGGGGCAGTTCTGCACCAAGCCGGGACTGCTGTTCGCGCCCGCGGAGGATATGGACGAGGTGGCAGCCCTGCTTCAGCAGGAACTCGAAGCCAAGAGCGTGGCACCGCTCCTGAGCCCCAAGCTCCGCGAGGGCTTCGACGCCGCCCTGGAAAAGGTACGGTCCGCCGAGGGCGTGGACGTGCTGGTGAAGGGCGACGACGCCGAGGCTCCCCGGCCCACCGTGCTGGCCACCACCGCGGAGGCAGTGCTGGCACAGCCGGAGCTGCTGGAGCAGGAGATGTTCGGCCCCGCCACCCTGATCATCCGGTACCGTCCCGGCACCGACCTCACCGAACTGGCAGCCCTGCTGGAGGGCCAGCTGACGGCCACCGTCCAGGGTGAGCCGGAGGAAAAGCTCGAGGACCTGCTGACGGTGCTGCGGGAACGGAGCGGCCGGCTGGTGTGGAACGCCTGGCCAACGGGAGTCAGCGTCACCTACGCGCAGCAGCACGGTGGGCCCTATCCCGCCACCACCGCCGCCTCCACCACCTCCGTAGGCACCGCTGCCATCGGACGATTCATGCGACCGGTTGCCTACGACTCCTTCGCCCCGGAGCAGCTTCCGCCTGCCCTCCGGGATGACAACCCCTGGAACATCACGCGGCGGGTGGACGGAATCCACCAGCCTGCCGGACAGAAAGCTGAAACACGATGA
- a CDS encoding fumarylacetoacetate hydrolase family protein, translated as MTTVSADQILPADADKALLVGRVWDPETGGPRVVSISGQDVFDHTPHVHTVAELLDLDDPAGLIMSTRESPSWDLAALIDASLAQDTERPHLLAPVDLQVVKACGVTFVDSMIERVIEERCGGDFHQAAAVRESVLAVLGSDLASVRPGSEEARQVKEVFTAKGMWSQYLEVGLGADPEVFTKAPVLSSVGFGARIGIPSFSSWNNPEPELVLIVDSRGRVRGATVGNDVNLRDVEGRSALLLGMAKDNNASCAIGPFIRLFDDRFSLESLRSEDITMTVEGTDGYRLDGKNSLSRISRPFEELVGAAYGRHHQYPDGFALFTGTLFAPSQDRDTPGLGFTHKEGDRVTIHSAQLGSLINTTGTAEDLPAWSFGIRDLMEYLSRFVQVPVRQS; from the coding sequence ATGACGACTGTTAGTGCAGACCAGATCCTGCCCGCGGATGCGGACAAGGCCCTTTTGGTGGGGCGCGTCTGGGACCCGGAGACCGGTGGGCCGCGCGTGGTCTCCATCAGCGGACAGGACGTCTTCGACCACACCCCGCACGTACACACCGTTGCGGAACTTCTGGACCTGGACGACCCAGCGGGGCTCATTATGTCCACCCGCGAGTCGCCCAGTTGGGACCTGGCGGCCCTGATCGATGCTTCCCTGGCGCAGGACACGGAACGCCCGCACCTCCTGGCCCCGGTGGACCTGCAGGTGGTCAAAGCCTGCGGCGTGACGTTCGTGGACAGCATGATTGAGCGGGTCATCGAGGAACGGTGCGGCGGTGACTTCCACCAGGCCGCGGCCGTCCGTGAGTCCGTCCTGGCCGTTCTGGGCTCCGACCTCGCCAGCGTGCGGCCGGGCTCCGAGGAGGCCCGGCAGGTCAAGGAGGTGTTCACCGCCAAGGGGATGTGGTCCCAGTACCTGGAGGTGGGGCTGGGCGCCGACCCGGAAGTCTTCACCAAGGCCCCGGTGCTCTCGAGCGTGGGGTTTGGGGCTCGAATCGGCATCCCGTCGTTCTCGAGCTGGAACAACCCGGAGCCGGAGCTGGTCCTGATCGTGGATTCCCGCGGCCGGGTGCGTGGCGCGACGGTGGGCAATGACGTGAACCTGCGCGATGTGGAGGGCCGCAGCGCACTCCTGCTGGGCATGGCCAAGGACAACAACGCGTCCTGCGCCATCGGCCCGTTTATCCGCCTCTTCGACGACCGGTTCAGCCTGGAGTCGCTGCGGAGCGAGGACATCACCATGACGGTGGAGGGAACCGACGGCTACCGTCTTGACGGGAAAAACAGCCTGTCCCGGATCAGCCGGCCCTTCGAGGAACTGGTGGGGGCCGCCTACGGCAGGCACCACCAGTACCCGGACGGCTTTGCCCTGTTCACCGGGACGCTCTTTGCCCCCAGCCAGGACCGGGATACGCCGGGCCTGGGGTTCACGCACAAGGAGGGCGACCGGGTCACGATCCACAGCGCCCAGCTGGGGTCGCTAATCAACACCACGGGCACCGCCGAGGACCTCCCGGCGTGGAGTTTTGGGATCCGCGACCTGATGGAATACCTGTCACGGTTTGTCCAGGTCCCGGTGCGGCAAAGCTAG
- a CDS encoding GntR family transcriptional regulator gives MNAASPEEEVLIPGRPMLVDQVFEAILSLLLDDKISTGSPLSIDGLAKRFKVSSTPVREALARLETTGMVRREALRGYKVAPEPTASDVAALLTSRAILEPACTSIACTNSTEELVADLEKLHRDLEASRHGGDTFAGYRAYWQADENFHRRIVEATDNEFLLRAYGSIEGHIQRFRLMVHNDMSGDHTVQEHQAIIDAFKAGNPAAATAAMNSHIEGIRSRSLSLQKFGQQ, from the coding sequence ATGAACGCCGCTTCGCCTGAAGAAGAAGTACTCATCCCCGGCCGGCCCATGCTGGTTGACCAGGTGTTCGAGGCCATCCTGTCCCTGTTGCTGGATGACAAGATCTCCACGGGCTCGCCGCTGAGCATCGACGGGCTGGCCAAGCGCTTCAAGGTGTCCTCCACGCCGGTCCGGGAAGCCCTGGCGCGGCTGGAAACAACCGGCATGGTCCGGCGCGAAGCCCTGCGTGGTTACAAGGTGGCCCCCGAACCGACAGCCAGCGACGTCGCGGCGCTGCTGACCTCGCGGGCGATCCTGGAACCCGCGTGCACCAGCATTGCCTGCACCAACTCAACCGAGGAGCTGGTGGCGGACCTGGAAAAGCTCCACCGCGACCTTGAGGCGTCGCGCCATGGGGGCGACACCTTCGCGGGTTACCGGGCCTACTGGCAGGCAGACGAGAACTTCCACCGGCGCATCGTGGAAGCCACCGACAACGAGTTCCTGCTCCGCGCCTACGGCTCCATCGAGGGGCACATCCAGCGGTTCCGGCTCATGGTGCACAACGACATGAGCGGCGACCACACCGTGCAGGAGCACCAGGCCATCATCGATGCGTTCAAGGCAGGGAACCCGGCCGCGGCGACGGCCGCGATGAACAGCCACATCGAGGGGATCAGGAGCCGCTCGCTCAGCCTGCAGAAGTTCGGGCAGCAGTAG
- a CDS encoding ABC transporter substrate-binding protein: protein MIQFRSMLVTVAAVSMASVLLSGCSNPEMTSSAQSDAPKSSSSEGAVKVDEAAAAALPKDARDRGTLTVTMSQSSPPLHFMAADGTTIQGIDPEIAMALGQTLGLKTEVKSGPFDGIIPGIAAGKFDMVISQMSPSTERMKVLDFVDYYQSGSGIGVAPGNPQHLTLDTFCGKRVGVLKGSFQDLKRLPALSKACTDGGKPAIEAMTYPDMQAPNLALTAGRIDAVYIDGPTLGYAIKQGGQIELLGEKDVSPVSIGFKKGAGMEKAVQLGMESLAKSGKYKEILDKWGVGTGAISDFAFNKAQ, encoded by the coding sequence ATGATTCAGTTTCGATCGATGTTGGTGACCGTCGCCGCAGTTTCCATGGCGAGCGTGCTTCTCTCCGGGTGCTCCAACCCCGAAATGACCAGCTCAGCCCAGTCCGATGCCCCTAAAAGCTCGAGCTCCGAGGGGGCCGTCAAAGTCGACGAAGCCGCCGCCGCAGCACTCCCCAAGGATGCGCGGGACAGGGGAACGCTGACCGTCACCATGAGCCAGAGCTCACCTCCCCTGCACTTCATGGCCGCCGACGGGACAACCATTCAAGGCATTGACCCGGAAATTGCCATGGCCCTGGGCCAGACGCTGGGCCTGAAAACGGAGGTAAAGAGCGGCCCCTTCGACGGCATCATCCCCGGTATTGCTGCCGGCAAGTTCGACATGGTGATTTCCCAGATGTCCCCCTCCACCGAACGCATGAAAGTCCTTGATTTCGTGGACTACTACCAGTCAGGCAGCGGCATCGGCGTCGCTCCGGGCAACCCGCAGCACCTGACTCTGGACACGTTCTGCGGCAAGCGTGTTGGCGTGCTGAAGGGTTCGTTCCAGGACCTCAAGCGCCTGCCGGCCCTGTCTAAGGCCTGCACGGACGGCGGCAAACCGGCTATCGAAGCCATGACCTACCCGGATATGCAGGCCCCCAACCTCGCCTTGACGGCCGGACGCATCGATGCGGTCTACATCGACGGACCCACCCTGGGCTACGCCATCAAGCAGGGCGGCCAGATCGAACTGCTCGGCGAAAAGGACGTCTCCCCCGTCAGCATCGGCTTCAAGAAGGGGGCGGGCATGGAAAAGGCGGTCCAGCTCGGCATGGAGTCTCTCGCGAAGAGCGGCAAGTACAAGGAAATCCTCGACAAGTGGGGCGTGGGCACCGGTGCAATCTCTGACTTCGCCTTCAACAAAGCGCAGTAG